From a single Paraburkholderia edwinii genomic region:
- a CDS encoding amino acid adenylation domain-containing protein has product MITQTVLDLFDIRVSSSPDAIALASGQTILTYGELAARSDAVAHFLLEQGVSSGALVPIEATRSIDYIVAIIGVLKANAVYVPIDYKHPSERKKLILEQSGSSILLSTSGEHDDCASESFDKWIRVHIASLSAKAPANKTSLPARPSPAEPIYVIFTSGTTGVPKGVVVEHHAVARLIQWHNDKFEVTSNSRHTLMAGLGFDVCQWEIWSPLCAGATLHVLDDEKRLDIGLLTDFYRENGITHAFVPTVMVPNVVNATRNRASSLRYLFTAGEKLKPVDTEGVSYSLIDYYGPTEATIFATVHHVPGSASGKPDSIGRPVTDTEILILDEQFKERPRGEAGELFIAGSCLARGYLNNDGLTRERFVPHPSRSGARMYRTGDLARWLPDGTVQYLGRGDEQVKIRGNRVELGEIESFLATQQGVDKVAVIVTGGDADLTREVIAYLVTNAATSAANNGTKGEAPGAFAQVVESIRANVRAHLPDYMRPARYIELLAMPLTVNGKTDKAALRAQYTSSVVAPVDGYADANSMERLVFDVFRTVLEHGDFGRRDSFFDIGGHSLLVAEVVITLEERLNTKVYIRDVYQHQTVTALAAHLRSRMQMQTELPKIDGEPIHELRNDIELPPAIVLNKPFDIERLKQPRHILLTGTTGFVGAHLLADLLATTEAIIHCPVRAANDAEARSRIDDKLSTYRIQIEDRSRVIAHAADLSLAGFGMAHGDYLKLSSEVDVIYHSASAVNFIQPYSYMKKDNVDGLKQIISFAANDKLKALVLLSTISVYSWGHLHTGKTVMTEEDDIDQNFPAVLTDIGYVRSKWVMEKIADLAAAHGLPLMTFRLGYATFNSRTGLSASYQWWGRLVETCIKFGAIPDLHDLREGLTTVDYMTRAIAHISRNPAALTKKFNLIHSDKNNLTLKQFFALLEPHVGVKFDVIPFAQWLSNWKDNRDAPLYPLLSLFRDNMYDGRSTVELYQDTYRWDCKNVTNFLKGSGIEEPRFNEEELTRYLENSIGFVAATS; this is encoded by the coding sequence ATGATCACCCAAACTGTTTTGGACTTGTTCGATATTCGGGTTAGCTCGTCACCAGATGCAATCGCTTTAGCAAGTGGACAGACGATCCTGACGTACGGCGAGCTCGCGGCGCGGAGCGATGCAGTTGCTCACTTTCTGCTTGAACAAGGCGTAAGTAGCGGAGCGCTGGTTCCCATTGAAGCGACGCGCTCAATCGACTATATCGTGGCCATCATCGGTGTCCTGAAGGCGAATGCGGTATACGTTCCAATTGACTACAAACACCCCAGTGAGAGGAAGAAGCTCATTCTCGAGCAAAGCGGATCGTCTATCCTTCTGAGCACTTCCGGTGAGCACGACGACTGCGCGAGTGAAAGCTTCGACAAGTGGATCCGCGTGCACATCGCTTCGCTATCGGCGAAGGCACCGGCGAACAAGACTTCGTTGCCGGCGCGCCCGTCCCCCGCAGAGCCTATCTACGTCATTTTCACATCGGGCACGACCGGTGTGCCCAAAGGTGTCGTTGTCGAGCACCACGCGGTGGCCCGTCTCATTCAATGGCATAACGACAAGTTCGAGGTCACGTCGAATAGCCGTCATACGTTGATGGCTGGGCTTGGTTTCGATGTCTGCCAGTGGGAAATCTGGTCGCCGCTCTGCGCGGGCGCGACCTTGCATGTGCTGGACGATGAGAAACGGTTGGATATCGGTTTGCTGACGGATTTCTATCGCGAGAACGGTATTACGCACGCGTTCGTGCCGACCGTGATGGTCCCCAACGTGGTCAACGCCACCCGCAATCGCGCCAGCTCGCTAAGGTACCTGTTCACGGCGGGTGAGAAGCTGAAGCCAGTCGATACCGAAGGCGTCTCCTATTCGCTAATCGACTATTACGGGCCGACGGAGGCCACGATCTTCGCGACCGTTCATCACGTACCCGGTTCGGCGTCAGGAAAGCCGGACTCGATTGGCCGCCCGGTGACGGATACAGAAATACTGATTCTCGACGAGCAGTTCAAGGAACGGCCGCGCGGGGAAGCCGGCGAACTGTTCATCGCCGGCTCATGTCTTGCGCGCGGTTACCTGAATAACGACGGATTGACGCGCGAGAGATTTGTTCCGCACCCCAGCCGGTCCGGAGCACGCATGTATCGCACGGGCGACCTCGCACGGTGGCTGCCGGACGGAACCGTTCAATACCTCGGCCGCGGCGACGAGCAGGTGAAGATTCGCGGAAACCGTGTCGAACTCGGCGAGATCGAGTCGTTTCTTGCGACTCAGCAAGGTGTCGACAAGGTGGCCGTTATCGTGACAGGCGGGGACGCCGATCTCACGAGAGAGGTGATCGCTTATCTCGTCACTAACGCGGCCACAAGCGCGGCGAACAACGGGACGAAGGGCGAAGCGCCTGGCGCGTTTGCGCAGGTTGTCGAATCGATCAGGGCAAACGTGCGGGCGCATCTGCCGGATTACATGAGACCGGCGCGCTACATCGAACTGCTCGCCATGCCGCTTACCGTGAACGGCAAGACCGACAAAGCCGCATTGCGCGCGCAGTACACCTCAAGCGTGGTAGCGCCGGTCGACGGATACGCAGACGCGAATTCCATGGAGCGGCTGGTGTTCGACGTCTTTCGCACGGTGCTGGAACACGGCGACTTTGGCCGCCGCGACAGCTTCTTCGACATAGGCGGACATTCCCTGCTGGTTGCCGAAGTGGTCATCACGCTCGAGGAACGGCTCAACACCAAAGTCTATATTCGCGACGTGTACCAGCATCAGACGGTGACCGCGCTTGCCGCGCATCTGCGGTCGAGGATGCAAATGCAAACGGAACTGCCCAAGATCGACGGCGAGCCCATTCACGAGTTACGCAACGATATCGAGCTGCCGCCTGCAATCGTGCTGAACAAACCGTTCGACATCGAACGGTTGAAGCAGCCGCGTCATATCCTCCTGACCGGTACGACCGGCTTTGTCGGCGCTCATTTGCTTGCCGATCTGCTTGCGACGACCGAGGCGATCATCCATTGCCCGGTGCGCGCTGCCAACGATGCCGAAGCAAGATCGAGAATCGACGACAAGCTTTCGACTTACCGAATCCAGATCGAGGACCGTAGCCGGGTCATCGCGCACGCTGCCGATCTTTCGCTCGCCGGCTTCGGCATGGCGCATGGCGACTACCTCAAGCTGTCCAGCGAAGTCGACGTGATCTATCACTCCGCCAGCGCCGTCAACTTCATTCAGCCTTATTCATACATGAAGAAGGACAACGTAGACGGTCTTAAGCAGATCATCTCGTTTGCCGCCAACGACAAGCTGAAGGCGCTGGTTCTTCTGTCGACGATATCCGTCTACAGTTGGGGCCATCTGCACACCGGCAAGACCGTCATGACGGAAGAGGACGATATCGATCAGAACTTCCCCGCGGTCCTGACGGATATTGGCTATGTGCGCAGCAAGTGGGTAATGGAGAAAATTGCCGACCTCGCCGCCGCGCACGGGCTGCCGCTCATGACATTCCGGTTGGGCTACGCGACGTTTAACAGCCGCACGGGACTGAGTGCGAGCTATCAATGGTGGGGACGTCTCGTCGAAACGTGTATCAAGTTCGGCGCGATACCCGACCTGCACGATCTGCGCGAAGGTCTGACGACCGTCGACTATATGACGCGCGCAATTGCCCATATTTCAAGGAACCCGGCGGCTCTGACGAAGAAATTCAACCTGATTCATTCCGACAAAAACAATCTCACGTTGAAGCAATTCTTTGCGTTGCTCGAGCCTCATGTCGGCGTGAAGTTCGACGTCATTCCGTTCGCGCAATGGCTGAGCAACTGGAAGGACAACCGCGACGCCCCGCTTTATCCGTTGCTGAGTCTGTTCCGGGACAACATGTACGACGGGCGCTCCACGGTAGAGCTGTACCAGGATACCTATCGTTGGGATTGCAAGAACGTGACGAACTTCCTCAAGGGAAGTGGCATTGAAGAGCCGCGATTTAACGAAGAAGAACTGACCCGGTACCTTGAGAACTCGATCGGCTTCGTGGCGGCAACGTCCTAG
- a CDS encoding pyridoxamine 5'-phosphate oxidase family protein: MSTIDATPPSERTRVRRVAQRGCYDRETLYAIVDAAYVCHVAFADENGVHCIPTACWREGDHLYIHGSNGSRMLKLAARGAQLCITITHLDGLVLARSAFHHSMNYRSAVIYGVCEIVEGAAKASALDTFVEKIAPGRSREVRPGDANELAATTVLRVAIDEAAAKVRTGGPKDDEADMTREVWAGVLPLALQPLTPIADAAPTGTPGYVQQWHETACA, translated from the coding sequence ATGAGCACAATCGACGCCACCCCGCCGTCCGAACGTACGCGGGTGCGCCGTGTCGCGCAACGCGGCTGCTACGACCGCGAGACGCTGTACGCGATCGTCGACGCAGCGTATGTGTGTCACGTCGCGTTTGCCGACGAAAACGGCGTGCATTGCATTCCCACCGCATGCTGGCGCGAAGGCGATCATCTCTACATACACGGCTCCAATGGCAGCCGGATGCTGAAGCTGGCGGCGCGCGGCGCCCAGCTATGTATCACGATCACCCACCTCGACGGGTTGGTGCTCGCGCGCTCGGCGTTCCATCATTCGATGAATTACCGGTCCGCCGTCATCTACGGCGTGTGCGAAATCGTGGAAGGCGCGGCGAAGGCCTCGGCCCTCGATACGTTCGTCGAGAAGATCGCGCCGGGACGTTCGCGTGAAGTGCGGCCCGGAGACGCAAACGAGCTTGCCGCGACCACCGTGCTGCGTGTCGCGATCGACGAAGCGGCGGCGAAGGTACGCACGGGCGGACCGAAGGATGACGAGGCCGATATGACTCGCGAGGTGTGGGCCGGCGTCTTGCCTTTGGCGTTGCAACCGCTGACGCCGATAGCCGATGCCGCACCGACCGGTACGCCCGGCTATGTGCAGCAGTGGCATGAGACCGCATGTGCGTAG
- a CDS encoding PLP-dependent aminotransferase family protein yields the protein MDYAVMLSNFEREAGRDASARIPQQQRLYHCLRAAILKGDIGEGTRLLPTRELAADLGVARNSVLYAYERLAEEGFVHAKRQGTVVARVGLQQSPAVMAGETPVLSKRVADIVRPGAGMDDPLPFLPGTPALDEFPLAQWRRCVERAWRAAGAAQLGYMRRDDNLTLRQAIAEYLRVSRGVRCDADQVLVTDGTQSALDLCARALAEANDIAWMENPGYGGARNAFLAADLRLVPIPVDADGLAPDPQHWRDTPPKLIYITPSHQYPLGAVMSLERRLALIAEARAAGALIIEDDYDSEFRHHGAPLAAVQGLADDAPVIYLGTFSKVMFPALRIGFMVLPRALAPAFRSTAGALMLRGRIVEQLALADFIEAGHFTRHLRRMRRLYAERRMALEDALQRHVNGLLTVSGGAGGMHLSARLDVPVADTEVSSVGRTHGLVLRALSRFCLPGTQTGYNGLVFGYGSVPASRMDPLAQQVRTVIQLALANRARRRE from the coding sequence ATGGACTACGCGGTCATGTTGTCGAATTTCGAGCGCGAAGCGGGACGGGACGCATCCGCGCGCATTCCGCAGCAGCAGCGCCTCTATCATTGCCTGCGCGCCGCGATTCTGAAGGGGGACATCGGTGAAGGCACACGCCTGCTGCCGACGCGCGAACTCGCTGCAGACCTGGGCGTTGCGCGAAACTCGGTGCTTTACGCATACGAACGTCTCGCCGAAGAAGGCTTCGTCCATGCGAAGCGACAAGGCACAGTAGTCGCGAGGGTCGGCCTGCAGCAGTCGCCTGCTGTCATGGCCGGCGAGACGCCGGTGCTCTCGAAACGCGTCGCCGACATCGTGCGCCCCGGTGCAGGCATGGACGATCCGCTTCCGTTTCTGCCCGGTACACCGGCGCTCGACGAATTCCCGCTTGCGCAATGGCGGCGCTGCGTCGAGCGTGCGTGGCGCGCTGCGGGCGCAGCGCAACTCGGCTACATGCGACGCGATGACAATTTGACGTTGCGCCAGGCCATCGCAGAGTATTTGCGCGTGTCGCGCGGTGTACGGTGTGACGCGGATCAGGTGCTTGTGACGGACGGCACGCAAAGTGCGCTTGATCTGTGCGCTCGCGCGCTGGCAGAGGCGAACGACATCGCGTGGATGGAAAACCCCGGCTATGGCGGCGCGCGCAACGCATTTCTCGCTGCCGACCTGCGCCTCGTTCCGATTCCGGTCGATGCCGACGGCTTGGCGCCGGATCCACAACACTGGCGCGATACACCGCCGAAACTCATCTACATCACGCCATCGCATCAGTATCCGCTTGGCGCCGTGATGAGCCTCGAACGCAGGCTTGCGTTGATCGCCGAGGCACGCGCGGCCGGCGCGTTGATCATCGAGGACGACTACGACAGCGAATTTCGCCACCATGGCGCGCCGCTCGCCGCCGTACAAGGGCTTGCCGACGACGCGCCGGTGATTTACCTCGGCACCTTCAGCAAGGTGATGTTTCCGGCGCTGCGCATCGGCTTTATGGTTTTGCCACGCGCGCTTGCGCCGGCCTTTCGCAGCACGGCGGGAGCCTTGATGTTGCGTGGACGCATAGTCGAACAGCTGGCGTTGGCCGACTTCATCGAAGCCGGCCATTTCACGCGGCACTTGCGGCGTATGCGGCGGCTGTATGCGGAGCGACGCATGGCATTGGAAGATGCATTGCAGCGGCACGTGAATGGTCTGCTGACGGTGTCGGGTGGCGCCGGCGGCATGCATCTGTCGGCAAGACTCGATGTGCCCGTGGCGGACACCGAAGTTAGCAGTGTAGGGCGCACGCATGGCCTCGTATTGCGCGCGCTGTCGCGGTTCTGTTTGCCTGGGACGCAGACCGGATACAACGGACTGGTGTTCGGGTACGGCAGTGTTCCCGCAAGCCGCATGGACCCGTTGGCGCAGCAGGTCCGCACGGTGATTCAGTTGGCGTTGGCGAATCGCGCCAGGCGCCGGGAGTAA
- a CDS encoding thiamine pyrophosphate-binding protein, whose translation MSTKLINGRTAFLKLLEDEGVTHIFGNPGTTELALMEAMPDAPSIEYVLGLQESVVVSMADGFARASGKLTACNLHCTPGLGHAMGALYNARFSGSPIIVTAGQYELGYGLLEPMLYEPLVPIAQPLVKWAYEIQRVEDLPRVVRRAAKVALTPPFGPVFLSLSGSVLDEERDLDLGHSTRVRAHGTPADHDLDDVVRSIVQSRSPVIIAGRELAEQDAFEEAQAFAEMLGAPVYHEPIPYNTRYPVRHRAFMGDLTRNQKKVREILGQHDVLIALGCDLLRMSAYSETDPMPEHLRVVHISEREWELGKNYSTEFAIRGGVKAVLNAILPRVDAGLTIEQRADAQQRLELMSKRNWSARKAQALSSSSLSTNVPIAPSFLAQAIAESVPKHAIVVEEAPTLAPLLSSVLEVNEPRSFFGLASGGLGFGMGGAVGVALARPGSPIVAVIGDGSAMYAIQALWTAAHLDLPITYVIANNRSYRIIKERLVAMRGTDRFLGMDFTKPPLDFVSMANGMGVTARKVDDPSILFEALKQAIASGRPCLLDVVIDSGVQKA comes from the coding sequence ATGTCTACCAAACTGATCAACGGCCGGACGGCCTTTCTGAAACTCCTTGAGGATGAAGGCGTCACTCATATCTTCGGGAACCCGGGAACGACCGAACTGGCACTCATGGAAGCCATGCCGGACGCGCCGTCGATCGAGTACGTTCTCGGGTTGCAAGAATCGGTTGTGGTATCGATGGCTGACGGCTTCGCGCGCGCCTCGGGGAAATTGACGGCATGTAACCTGCACTGCACACCCGGTCTTGGACATGCGATGGGCGCGCTGTATAACGCGCGATTCTCGGGTTCCCCGATTATCGTGACGGCAGGGCAATATGAATTGGGCTACGGATTGCTCGAGCCCATGCTATACGAACCGTTGGTGCCGATCGCCCAGCCGCTCGTCAAGTGGGCGTATGAGATCCAACGTGTAGAAGATCTTCCGCGCGTGGTTCGACGGGCCGCAAAGGTTGCGTTGACCCCGCCATTCGGACCTGTGTTTCTCAGTCTTTCTGGAAGCGTTCTGGATGAGGAACGCGACCTCGACCTTGGACACAGCACCCGCGTTCGAGCTCATGGAACGCCCGCGGACCACGATCTCGACGATGTCGTTCGGAGCATTGTCCAAAGCCGTTCGCCGGTAATCATTGCTGGCCGTGAGTTGGCTGAGCAGGACGCATTCGAAGAGGCCCAAGCGTTCGCGGAAATGCTAGGAGCGCCCGTATATCACGAGCCCATTCCGTACAACACGCGATACCCGGTTCGCCATCGGGCATTCATGGGCGACCTCACCAGGAATCAGAAAAAGGTTCGTGAGATCCTCGGCCAGCACGATGTGTTGATTGCGCTCGGCTGCGATCTCCTGCGCATGTCCGCTTACAGCGAAACCGACCCGATGCCCGAACATCTCCGCGTGGTTCACATTAGTGAACGCGAGTGGGAGCTTGGCAAGAACTATTCGACCGAGTTCGCGATCCGCGGAGGCGTCAAAGCGGTTCTTAACGCGATATTGCCCCGAGTGGACGCGGGATTGACCATCGAGCAGCGTGCCGACGCACAGCAGCGCCTCGAATTGATGTCGAAGCGCAACTGGTCTGCCCGTAAAGCACAGGCCTTGAGCTCGTCTTCGCTGTCGACGAACGTGCCGATCGCCCCTAGCTTTCTCGCACAAGCGATAGCGGAATCCGTGCCGAAGCATGCCATCGTGGTGGAGGAGGCGCCGACGCTCGCGCCCTTGCTCAGTTCCGTGCTGGAAGTCAACGAGCCTCGCAGTTTCTTTGGCCTGGCTAGCGGTGGCCTCGGTTTCGGTATGGGCGGTGCAGTGGGTGTGGCTCTCGCTCGACCCGGTTCGCCGATCGTCGCGGTGATCGGCGACGGCAGTGCGATGTACGCGATCCAGGCGCTCTGGACAGCAGCCCATCTTGATCTGCCGATCACCTATGTCATCGCAAACAACCGGTCGTATCGGATCATCAAGGAGCGGCTTGTCGCGATGCGAGGGACGGATCGTTTTCTCGGAATGGATTTCACGAAACCGCCACTCGACTTTGTCTCGATGGCCAACGGGATGGGCGTGACGGCGAGAAAGGTCGACGATCCTTCCATCCTGTTTGAGGCCTTGAAACAGGCTATTGCGTCGGGTCGCCCGTGCCTGCTCGACGTTGTAATCGACTCCGGTGTGCAGAAGGCTTAA